In Mobula hypostoma chromosome 11, sMobHyp1.1, whole genome shotgun sequence, the following are encoded in one genomic region:
- the akip1 gene encoding A-kinase-interacting protein 1: protein MEHDTCQLQSALRRSSRLGQEVLQRAQRRVHWSFDRSGRSAESSIQTDEGETECPDIDEAFASLLHCMAYTTRHCKHYYEGVPICQRDEMEENHIQRYHRDLKCHKCSHHKVPLKSNDKVHIQVAPGSYAVTGKSRSSLREQTRVIHLGPDQTVELIFNV from the exons ATGGAACACGACACCTGCCAACTCCAAAGTGCTCTGAGGCGATCATCACGGCTTGGGCAAGAAGTTCTCCAACGTGCTCAGAGGAGAGTTCATTGGTCATTTGATAGATCAGGGAGAAGTGCAGAGTCGTCCATTCAGACAGATGAG GGTGAAACAGAGTGCCCTGACATCGATGAAGCCTTTGCTTCTCTTCTGCATTGCATGGCTTATACCACAAGGCACTGTAAG CATTATTATGAAGGTGTACCAATATGTCAAAGAGATGAAATGGAGGAAAATCATATCCAACGCTACCACAGAGATCTGAAATGTCACAAATGTTCACACCACAAAGTTCCT CTTAAAAGTAATGACAAGGTTCACATTCAAGTGGCCCCAGGTTCATATGCAGTGACAGGAAAATCAAGATCGTCTCTCAGAGAACAGACACGAGTCATACACTTGGGACCAGATCAAACCGTAGAGCTCATTTTTAATGTATGA